In one Actinomycetes bacterium genomic region, the following are encoded:
- a CDS encoding enoyl-CoA hydratase-related protein has translation MPTLTQDGPLWTVDLGDDENRFSPGWLDSLDGLLDTIATDREPAALVTVGGGKFYSTGLDLEWLGGHPDQLGSYVERVHALFARMLTLPVPTVAALNGHAFGAGAMLAMAHDYRVMRDDRGYFCFPEVDIHIPFTPGMAALITAKLSPRAALDAMTTGRRFPASAAHDAGLVDAVAGLDDLPDAAADLVRELAGKDRATLGAIKATMFADVVEALGRPQG, from the coding sequence ATGCCCACGCTCACCCAGGACGGACCCCTCTGGACGGTCGACCTCGGGGACGACGAGAACCGCTTCTCCCCCGGCTGGCTGGACTCTCTGGACGGGCTGCTCGACACCATCGCCACCGACCGTGAGCCCGCCGCGCTGGTCACCGTCGGCGGTGGCAAGTTCTACTCCACCGGTCTCGATCTGGAGTGGCTCGGTGGCCACCCGGACCAGCTCGGCTCGTACGTCGAGCGGGTGCACGCGCTCTTTGCGCGGATGCTGACGCTGCCGGTGCCCACCGTGGCCGCGCTCAACGGCCACGCGTTCGGGGCGGGGGCGATGCTCGCCATGGCGCACGACTACCGGGTGATGCGGGATGACCGGGGCTACTTCTGCTTCCCGGAGGTGGACATCCACATTCCGTTCACCCCTGGCATGGCGGCACTCATCACGGCCAAGCTCTCACCCCGCGCTGCCCTCGACGCCATGACGACCGGTCGCCGGTTCCCCGCGTCAGCCGCGCACGACGCGGGGCTCGTCGATGCCGTTGCCGGCCTCGACGACCTGCCCGACGCGGCGGCCGACCTGGTTCGGGAGCTGGCCGGCAAGGACCGGGCCACGCTCGGGGCCATCAAGGCAACCATGTTCGCCGACGTCGTCGAAGCCCTCGGTCGACCGCAGGGCTGA
- a CDS encoding ABC transporter ATP-binding protein, which produces MGGGGPVEKSMDFRGSSRRLLRMLGPERPVVLSLLALGVISVALNVLGPKILGRATDLIFTGVVGRRIPAGVTKDQAVGQLRSAGETTLADMLASINFVPGQGIDFTAVGRVLMVALLVYVSASVFALFQGRLTAGVVQRTVYRLREDVEAKLARLPLKYFDGQQRGEVLSRVTNDIDNIATTLQQTMSQLVTSVLTVVGVLVMMFVISPLLALVALVTVPASVLLATVIGKRAQPQFVAQWSTTGQLNGHIEEMYSGHSLVKAFGREHESAETFRGLNEALYGSSFRAQFISGTIQPAMTFIGNVGYVLVAVVGGLRVASGAMSIGDVQAFIQYSRQFSQPISQIASMANLLQSGVASAERVFELLDAPEQSPDPVTPARPAQVLGRVAFEHVNFAYDPAQPLIEDMSLAVEPGRTVAIVGPTGAGKTTLVNLLMRFYEVDSGRITLDGVDIAAMTRDDLRSTMGMVLQDTWLFGGTIAENIAYGADGATHDDLMRAAQATHVDRFVRTLPDGYDTVIDEEATNVSAGEKQLLTIARAFLSDPAILILDEATSSVDTRTEVLIQRAMSSLRSGRTSFVIAHRLSTIRDADVILVMESGRIVEQGSHEQLISAGGAYARLYAAQFAQAVVALD; this is translated from the coding sequence ATGGGCGGCGGCGGCCCGGTGGAGAAGTCCATGGACTTCCGCGGCTCCAGCCGTCGGCTGCTGCGCATGCTGGGCCCCGAGCGGCCCGTGGTCCTCAGCCTCCTCGCCCTCGGTGTCATCAGCGTCGCGCTGAACGTGCTCGGGCCCAAGATCCTGGGCCGGGCCACCGACCTGATCTTCACCGGCGTGGTCGGCCGACGCATCCCGGCCGGGGTTACGAAGGACCAGGCGGTGGGCCAGCTGCGCAGTGCCGGCGAGACCACGCTCGCGGACATGCTGGCCTCGATCAACTTCGTTCCAGGGCAGGGCATCGACTTCACCGCGGTCGGCCGGGTGCTGATGGTGGCACTGCTGGTCTACGTCTCCGCCTCCGTGTTCGCCCTGTTCCAGGGCCGGCTGACCGCGGGCGTGGTGCAGCGCACGGTGTACCGGCTGCGCGAGGACGTCGAGGCCAAGCTGGCCCGGCTGCCGCTGAAGTACTTCGACGGCCAGCAACGCGGCGAGGTGCTCAGCCGCGTGACGAACGACATCGACAACATCGCGACGACGCTGCAGCAGACGATGAGCCAGCTGGTCACCTCGGTGCTGACCGTCGTCGGGGTGTTGGTGATGATGTTCGTGATCTCACCGCTGCTGGCGCTGGTCGCGCTGGTCACCGTGCCCGCGTCCGTACTGCTCGCCACCGTGATCGGCAAGCGCGCCCAACCGCAGTTCGTCGCCCAGTGGTCCACCACGGGACAGCTCAACGGCCACATCGAGGAGATGTACTCCGGGCACTCCCTGGTCAAGGCGTTCGGCCGCGAGCACGAGTCGGCGGAGACGTTCCGCGGGCTCAACGAGGCGCTGTACGGGTCGAGCTTCCGGGCCCAGTTCATCTCCGGGACGATCCAGCCGGCCATGACGTTCATCGGCAACGTCGGCTACGTGCTGGTGGCCGTCGTGGGAGGCCTGCGGGTGGCCTCCGGTGCGATGTCGATCGGTGACGTGCAGGCGTTCATCCAGTACAGCCGCCAGTTCAGCCAGCCGATCTCCCAGATCGCCAGCATGGCCAACCTGCTGCAGTCCGGCGTGGCGTCCGCGGAGCGGGTCTTCGAGCTGCTGGACGCCCCGGAGCAGAGCCCCGACCCGGTCACGCCGGCCCGGCCCGCGCAGGTCCTGGGCCGGGTGGCGTTCGAGCACGTGAACTTCGCCTACGACCCGGCGCAGCCGCTCATCGAGGACATGTCGCTGGCCGTCGAGCCGGGTCGGACGGTGGCGATCGTCGGACCGACCGGCGCCGGCAAGACCACCCTGGTCAACTTGCTGATGCGGTTCTATGAGGTGGACTCCGGGCGGATCACCCTCGACGGGGTCGACATCGCCGCCATGACCAGGGACGACCTGCGGTCCACCATGGGAATGGTGCTTCAGGACACCTGGCTGTTCGGCGGCACCATCGCGGAGAACATCGCCTACGGGGCGGACGGCGCCACCCACGACGACCTCATGCGGGCCGCTCAGGCCACTCACGTGGACCGGTTCGTGCGTACCCTGCCGGACGGCTACGACACGGTCATCGACGAGGAGGCGACCAACGTCAGCGCCGGTGAGAAGCAGCTGCTGACCATCGCGCGGGCGTTCCTCTCCGACCCGGCCATCCTGATCCTGGACGAGGCCACCAGCTCGGTCGACACCCGGACCGAGGTACTGATCCAGCGGGCCATGAGCTCGCTGCGCAGCGGGCGCACCAGCTTCGTCATCGCGCACCGGCTGTCGACGATCCGGGACGCGGACGTGATCCTCGTCATGGAGTCCGGGCGGATCGTCGAACAGGGCAGCCATGAGCAGCTGATCAGCGCCGGCGGCGCCTACGCCCGGCTGTACGCGGCGCAGTTCGCCCAAGCCGTCGTCGCGCTCGACTAG
- a CDS encoding ABC transporter permease translates to MSTWWRGTRLVAERGLVENLRSRSLRIVTGLLLLLSVAAVLVPQILANRGTTYTLATVGPAPAELVAVLHAAGKSADFEVTFVSREDAGAVREAVRDGAATAGLAGGALFTSATSTGPFPVVVSQTVVALETSRRLAEAGLNPQQVARIQSVRPPEQIPVSRVSNPGRAGVGFAVGIILYLALTFAGNSIATTVAMEKSTRISEVLLAVLRPSQILVGTVAAVGTVTLAQLLILATPLAVSVKVTDTIGLPAVAAGDLTLALAWFLLGFALYGFLFAATAALVNKITEVSSAVLPVTTILVVGYLLAIIVVNSDPSSAWSIVISLFPLTAPLAMPIRWAAGEVPLYQLLLAMTLTAATAVLLVAVASSIYRRALIITGHRVRLREVLGGQAAT, encoded by the coding sequence ATGAGCACCTGGTGGCGCGGGACCCGCCTGGTCGCCGAACGCGGCCTGGTCGAGAACCTGCGATCCCGCTCCCTCAGGATCGTCACCGGGCTGCTGCTGCTGCTGTCGGTTGCCGCTGTCTTGGTGCCGCAGATCCTCGCCAACCGCGGCACCACGTACACGCTGGCGACCGTCGGACCTGCCCCGGCCGAGCTGGTCGCAGTGCTGCACGCGGCCGGCAAGTCCGCCGACTTCGAGGTCACGTTCGTCTCCCGGGAAGACGCTGGCGCGGTCCGGGAAGCCGTTCGCGACGGTGCCGCCACCGCCGGGCTGGCCGGAGGGGCCCTGTTCACCTCGGCCACCTCGACCGGACCCTTCCCGGTGGTGGTCTCCCAGACCGTCGTCGCCCTGGAGACCTCGCGCCGGCTGGCCGAGGCCGGGCTGAACCCCCAGCAGGTGGCCCGCATCCAGTCGGTGCGACCCCCCGAGCAGATCCCGGTCAGCCGGGTCAGCAACCCAGGACGGGCTGGAGTCGGATTCGCCGTCGGGATCATCTTGTACCTGGCGCTCACGTTCGCCGGGAACTCCATCGCCACCACGGTCGCGATGGAGAAGTCGACCCGCATCTCCGAGGTGCTGCTGGCCGTCCTGCGGCCCAGCCAGATCCTCGTCGGCACCGTCGCGGCGGTCGGTACCGTCACCCTCGCCCAGCTGCTCATCCTCGCCACGCCGCTCGCCGTCTCTGTCAAGGTCACCGACACGATCGGGCTGCCCGCAGTGGCTGCCGGTGACCTCACCCTCGCCCTGGCGTGGTTCCTGCTCGGCTTCGCTCTCTACGGGTTCCTGTTCGCCGCCACAGCTGCGCTCGTCAACAAGATCACAGAAGTCAGCTCAGCGGTCCTGCCGGTGACCACCATCCTGGTCGTCGGCTACCTGCTCGCGATCATCGTCGTCAACTCGGACCCATCCAGTGCCTGGAGCATCGTCATCTCGCTCTTCCCGCTCACCGCACCGCTGGCCATGCCGATCCGGTGGGCCGCCGGCGAGGTCCCCCTCTACCAGCTGCTGCTCGCCATGACGCTGACCGCCGCCACCGCCGTGCTGCTCGTGGCGGTCGCCTCCTCCATCTACCGGCGCGCACTGATCATCACCGGCCACCGGGTGAGACTGCGCGAGGTGCTCGGCGGGCAAGCCGCCACCTGA
- a CDS encoding ATP-binding cassette domain-containing protein, whose translation MSFDVAPGALTGLLGPNGAGKTTLMRVMLGVLDQNRGEVRFDGHPVDEQDRRDWGYMPQERGLYPGMPAGDQVVHFGRLHGLSRRDAKSRAGLLLEELGLADRWAERTDKLSGGLQQRLQLATALVHDPDVLVLDEPFSGLDPVAVASLSQTLRQRAHDGCTVLFSSHQLDLVQDLCEDIVMVDHGRVVLQGTLATLRASSGRRQLRLHVDSPNHDWLAAFPGLSVVSDEADELRLALPPGADPLAVLDAARAAGRVDDFGLDLPTLSQLFLAAVEATADQAGAS comes from the coding sequence GTGAGCTTCGACGTGGCGCCCGGGGCGCTGACAGGACTGCTGGGGCCCAACGGCGCTGGGAAGACGACCCTGATGCGGGTGATGCTCGGGGTCTTGGACCAGAACCGTGGCGAGGTGCGGTTCGACGGTCATCCGGTGGATGAGCAAGATCGCCGCGACTGGGGGTACATGCCGCAGGAGCGTGGGCTGTACCCGGGGATGCCGGCCGGGGACCAGGTCGTCCATTTCGGCCGGTTGCACGGCCTGTCCCGCCGCGACGCGAAGAGCAGGGCGGGCCTGCTGCTGGAGGAGCTGGGCCTGGCCGATCGGTGGGCCGAACGCACCGACAAGCTCTCCGGCGGGCTTCAACAGCGCCTGCAGCTGGCCACCGCCTTGGTGCACGACCCCGATGTCCTCGTTCTCGATGAACCGTTCAGCGGTCTGGACCCGGTGGCCGTGGCGAGCCTGTCGCAGACCCTGCGGCAGCGTGCCCACGACGGCTGCACGGTGCTGTTCTCCAGCCACCAGCTCGACCTGGTGCAAGACCTCTGCGAAGACATCGTCATGGTCGACCATGGGCGGGTCGTGCTCCAGGGCACCCTGGCGACACTGCGCGCCTCGTCCGGGCGTCGGCAGCTGCGGCTGCACGTGGACTCGCCCAACCATGACTGGCTGGCTGCTTTCCCCGGCCTCAGCGTCGTCAGCGACGAGGCCGACGAGCTGCGCCTCGCCCTCCCGCCCGGCGCCGATCCGCTGGCGGTGCTCGATGCGGCACGAGCCGCGGGCCGGGTCGACGACTTCGGGCTTGATCTGCCCACCCTGTCGCAGCTGTTCCTCGCCGCGGTCGAGGCGACCGCCGACCAGGCGGGGGCGAGCTGA
- a CDS encoding PaaI family thioesterase, whose product MTDAVPQPADGGADQGLSIRERLYPDLPCFGCGRSNPKGLRLRSYPGDGVVTAVFEPWPEHDNGLGYLNGGIISTVLDCHSAAAVMPEAERRGWPPLPGADLSYVTAGLEVRYLRPSPLAKPSRAGFGLRRPSPWRPR is encoded by the coding sequence ATGACGGACGCCGTGCCGCAGCCCGCCGATGGCGGGGCCGATCAGGGACTGAGCATCCGGGAGCGGCTGTACCCGGACCTGCCCTGCTTCGGGTGCGGTCGCAGCAACCCCAAAGGGCTGCGGTTGCGCAGCTATCCCGGCGACGGGGTCGTGACGGCCGTGTTCGAGCCGTGGCCCGAGCACGACAACGGCCTCGGCTACCTCAACGGCGGGATCATCTCCACCGTCCTGGACTGCCACAGTGCGGCGGCGGTGATGCCGGAGGCGGAACGCCGCGGCTGGCCGCCCCTGCCGGGTGCCGACCTGTCGTACGTCACGGCCGGGCTCGAAGTCCGCTACCTGCGGCCGAGCCCGCTAGCCAAGCCGAGCCGAGCGGGCTTCGGGCTGAGGCGACCATCGCCATGGAGGCCGAGATGA
- a CDS encoding PLDc N-terminal domain-containing protein, translating to MGLSVSADSAAVVVALAALGFWAYCLYDFARTDERYMRTFSRPVWVLLLVFASIFGALLWLANGRPQRR from the coding sequence GTGGGGCTCAGCGTCAGCGCCGACTCCGCCGCCGTCGTCGTGGCGCTGGCCGCGCTCGGGTTCTGGGCGTACTGCCTGTACGACTTCGCCCGGACCGACGAGCGGTACATGCGCACGTTCTCAAGGCCGGTCTGGGTGCTGCTCTTGGTCTTTGCCAGCATCTTCGGCGCACTGCTCTGGCTGGCCAACGGTCGGCCGCAGCGTCGCTAG
- a CDS encoding methyltransferase domain-containing protein, which translates to MAAQPPAQPRYTHGHAEPVLRSHTWRTAENSAGYLLPSLHPGLVVLDLGCGPGTITADLAGLVAPGRVVAVDSAESILGRTRSTCARSGADVAVAAARGERLPFRDGSFDVVHAHQVLQHVSDPVVALREMRRVCRPGGVVAARDADYAAFTWFPEVPELDEWLALYERVARHNGGEPDAGRRLLGWAQQAGFRTITPSASAWCYADGADRAWWGGAWADRLLASSFGEQAVAEGLVSRPDLERLADGWLRWAQAPDGWLAILHGEVLCRV; encoded by the coding sequence ATGGCTGCCCAGCCCCCCGCTCAGCCCCGCTACACCCATGGCCACGCCGAGCCGGTCCTTCGCTCCCATACCTGGCGCACGGCCGAGAACTCGGCCGGCTACCTGCTCCCGTCGCTTCACCCGGGGCTGGTGGTGCTCGACCTCGGGTGCGGCCCGGGGACCATCACCGCAGACCTCGCAGGCCTGGTGGCACCCGGACGAGTCGTCGCGGTGGACAGCGCCGAGTCGATCCTGGGCCGGACCCGGTCGACCTGCGCCAGGTCCGGTGCCGACGTGGCCGTGGCGGCGGCCCGTGGCGAGCGACTCCCCTTCCGGGACGGCTCCTTCGACGTCGTCCATGCCCACCAGGTGCTCCAGCACGTCAGTGACCCCGTCGTTGCGCTCCGCGAGATGCGGCGGGTGTGCCGCCCGGGCGGCGTCGTCGCCGCCCGGGACGCCGACTACGCGGCCTTCACCTGGTTCCCCGAGGTCCCGGAGCTCGATGAGTGGCTCGCGCTGTACGAGCGGGTGGCCCGGCACAACGGCGGTGAGCCGGATGCTGGTCGGCGGCTGCTCGGCTGGGCGCAGCAGGCCGGATTCCGCACGATCACTCCCAGTGCCTCCGCCTGGTGCTACGCCGACGGCGCCGACCGGGCCTGGTGGGGCGGCGCGTGGGCCGACCGGCTGCTCGCCTCGTCGTTCGGGGAGCAAGCCGTGGCTGAGGGGCTGGTGTCCCGGCCGGATCTCGAACGGCTCGCCGACGGGTGGTTGCGCTGGGCGCAGGCGCCGGACGGGTGGCTGGCAATCTTGCACGGGGAGGTCCTGTGCCGGGTCTGA
- the argG gene encoding argininosuccinate synthase, whose product MSKVLTQLPAGERVGIAFSGGLDTSVAVAWMRERGAVPCTYTADLGQYDEDDIASVPSRAMQYGAEIARLVDCREALVEEGLVALTCGAFHVRTAGRAYFNTTPLGRAVTGTLLVRAMREDDVDIWGDGSTFKGNDIERFYRYGLLANPALRIYKPWLDSDFVHELGGRAEMSQWLAGRGLPYRASKEKAYSTDANIWGATHEAKTLEHLDESMEIVEPIMGVRFWDPAVPIDTEDITIRFREGRPVEINGRTFASQVDLVHEANTIGGRHGLGMSDQIENRIIEAKSRGIYEAPGMALLFVAYERLLNAIHNEDTIANYHAEGRRLGRLLYEGRWLDPQALMLRESLQRWVAGAVTGEVTLRLRRGDDYTISRTSGPALSYHPDRLSMERTEDAAFGPLDRIGQLTMRNLDITDTRQKLELYAGQGRLHGHAELVGSIQPGQAQAIAERDESIEEEAEVESLDAAAMEFGAD is encoded by the coding sequence GTGTCAAAGGTCCTGACCCAGCTGCCCGCCGGCGAGCGCGTCGGCATCGCCTTCTCGGGAGGTCTCGACACCTCCGTCGCCGTCGCGTGGATGCGAGAGCGCGGGGCTGTCCCGTGCACCTACACCGCCGACCTGGGCCAGTACGACGAGGACGACATCGCCTCGGTGCCGAGCCGCGCCATGCAGTACGGCGCCGAGATCGCGCGTCTCGTCGACTGCCGCGAGGCCCTGGTCGAGGAGGGCCTCGTCGCCCTCACGTGCGGCGCCTTCCATGTCCGCACCGCTGGCCGCGCCTACTTCAACACCACCCCGCTCGGGCGCGCCGTCACCGGCACCCTGCTCGTGCGCGCCATGCGCGAGGACGACGTCGACATCTGGGGCGACGGCTCGACCTTCAAGGGCAACGACATCGAGCGCTTCTACCGCTACGGCCTGCTCGCCAACCCGGCCCTGCGGATCTACAAGCCCTGGCTCGACTCCGACTTCGTACACGAGCTCGGCGGCCGTGCCGAGATGTCCCAGTGGCTCGCCGGGCGAGGTCTCCCCTACCGTGCGAGCAAGGAGAAGGCCTACTCCACCGACGCCAACATCTGGGGCGCCACGCACGAGGCCAAGACCCTCGAGCATCTCGACGAGTCGATGGAGATCGTCGAACCGATCATGGGCGTGCGGTTCTGGGACCCTGCCGTGCCCATCGACACCGAAGACATCACCATCCGCTTCCGCGAGGGACGCCCGGTCGAGATCAACGGCCGGACGTTCGCCTCGCAGGTCGACCTCGTCCACGAAGCCAACACGATCGGCGGCCGGCACGGGCTGGGCATGTCCGACCAGATCGAGAACCGCATCATCGAGGCCAAGAGCCGCGGCATCTACGAGGCCCCCGGCATGGCCCTGCTGTTCGTCGCCTACGAGCGACTGCTCAATGCGATCCACAACGAGGACACGATCGCCAACTACCACGCCGAGGGACGCCGCCTGGGCCGGCTGCTCTACGAGGGCCGCTGGCTGGACCCGCAGGCGCTCATGCTCCGCGAGAGCCTGCAGCGCTGGGTCGCCGGGGCCGTTACCGGCGAGGTGACGCTGCGCCTGCGCCGCGGCGACGACTACACGATCTCGCGCACCTCGGGCCCGGCCCTCTCCTACCACCCGGACCGGCTGTCAATGGAGCGCACCGAGGACGCCGCCTTCGGGCCGCTCGACCGGATCGGGCAGCTCACCATGCGCAACCTCGACATCACCGACACCCGCCAGAAGCTCGAGCTCTACGCCGGCCAGGGCCGGCTGCACGGCCACGCAGAGCTTGTCGGGAGCATCCAGCCGGGACAGGCGCAGGCGATCGCCGAACGCGACGAGAGCATCGAGGAGGAGGCCGAGGTCGAGTCGCTCGACGCCGCCGCGATGGAGTTCGGCGCCGACTGA
- a CDS encoding ABC transporter ATP-binding protein, whose protein sequence is MLVRLLRTFLRPYARTVAVVMLLQFLQTLATLYLPTLNADIIDNGVVKGDTGYIVRVGALMLVITVFQVACAMAAVYLGAKVAMALGRDVRGAVFDQVQSFSAREVGHFGAPSLITRTTNDVQQVQMLALMTFTLMVAAPIMGVGGVIMAMRQDIPLSGLLLVVVPVLIVIVVAIVSRMRPLFRKMQDRIDLVNRLLREQITGIRVIRAFVRDEHEQERFAGANDQLMTVSLGVGRLMALMFPSVLLVINVSSVAVLWFGAHRIDSGAMQIGALTAFLSYLMQILMAVMMATFMFVMVPRAEVSAERIEEVLSTESSVVLAAEPVTELPQHGYLELRGAGFHYPGAQAPVVRDVSMLARPGETTAVIGSTGSGKTTLLNLIPRLFDATAGSVLVDGVDVRQLDPALLSRTVGLVPQKPYLFSGTVASNLRYGRPDASDEELWHALEVAQAREFVEQMPGGLEAPIAQGGGNVSGGQRQRLAIARVLVRRPEIYLFDDSFSALDYATDAALRAALAEETADATVVIVAQRVSTIRGADHIVVLDEGTVVGTGTHRELMADNATYREIVLSQLTEQEAA, encoded by the coding sequence GTGCTCGTGCGCCTGCTCCGCACCTTCCTGCGTCCCTATGCGAGGACGGTCGCAGTGGTGATGCTGCTGCAGTTCCTGCAGACCCTCGCCACGCTGTACCTGCCCACGCTCAACGCGGACATCATCGACAACGGCGTGGTCAAGGGCGACACCGGCTACATCGTCCGGGTCGGTGCCCTCATGCTGGTCATCACCGTCTTCCAGGTGGCCTGCGCGATGGCGGCGGTCTACCTCGGCGCCAAGGTGGCGATGGCGCTCGGCCGCGACGTCCGGGGTGCGGTGTTCGACCAGGTCCAGTCGTTCTCGGCCCGGGAGGTCGGCCACTTCGGGGCCCCGTCCCTGATCACCCGGACGACGAACGACGTGCAGCAGGTCCAGATGCTGGCCCTGATGACGTTCACGCTCATGGTCGCGGCGCCGATCATGGGCGTCGGCGGCGTGATCATGGCGATGCGGCAGGACATCCCCCTTTCCGGGCTGCTGCTCGTCGTCGTCCCGGTGCTGATCGTCATCGTCGTGGCCATCGTGAGCCGGATGCGGCCGCTGTTCCGCAAGATGCAGGACCGCATCGACCTGGTGAACCGGCTGCTGCGCGAGCAGATCACCGGCATCCGGGTGATCCGGGCGTTCGTCCGGGACGAGCACGAGCAGGAGCGCTTCGCCGGGGCCAACGACCAGCTGATGACCGTCTCGCTCGGCGTCGGGCGGCTGATGGCGCTGATGTTCCCGAGCGTGCTGCTCGTCATCAACGTGTCCAGCGTGGCCGTGCTGTGGTTCGGCGCCCACCGCATCGACAGCGGGGCCATGCAGATCGGGGCGCTCACGGCGTTCCTGAGCTACCTCATGCAGATCCTGATGGCCGTCATGATGGCCACCTTCATGTTCGTGATGGTCCCGCGGGCCGAGGTCTCCGCCGAGCGCATCGAGGAGGTGCTCAGCACCGAGTCGAGCGTCGTCCTGGCGGCCGAGCCGGTCACCGAGCTGCCCCAGCACGGCTACCTCGAGCTGCGCGGGGCCGGCTTCCACTACCCCGGCGCGCAGGCGCCGGTGGTCAGGGACGTGTCGATGCTCGCCCGACCGGGTGAGACCACGGCGGTGATCGGCAGCACGGGCAGCGGCAAGACCACGCTGCTCAACCTGATCCCGCGGCTGTTCGACGCAACCGCAGGATCGGTCCTCGTCGACGGCGTCGATGTCCGACAGCTCGACCCCGCGCTGCTTTCCCGGACGGTGGGACTCGTGCCGCAGAAGCCCTACCTGTTCTCGGGCACGGTGGCCTCGAACCTGCGGTACGGCCGCCCGGACGCCAGCGACGAGGAGCTGTGGCACGCACTGGAGGTGGCCCAGGCCCGCGAGTTCGTCGAGCAGATGCCCGGGGGGCTCGAGGCGCCGATCGCCCAGGGGGGCGGCAACGTCTCGGGTGGGCAGCGACAGCGGCTCGCTATCGCCCGAGTGCTGGTCCGCCGTCCGGAGATCTACCTGTTCGACGACTCCTTCTCCGCGCTCGACTACGCCACGGACGCCGCCCTGCGCGCCGCCCTGGCCGAGGAGACCGCGGACGCCACGGTCGTCATCGTGGCTCAGCGGGTCAGCACGATCCGGGGCGCCGACCACATCGTCGTGCTCGACGAGGGCACCGTCGTGGGAACCGGCACTCACCGCGAGCTGATGGCCGACAACGCGACCTATCGCGAGATCGTGCTGTCCCAGCTGACCGAGCAGGAGGCTGCGTGA